The genome window GGCCGGTGCGCCGGAGGGGCCCGTCTATGCCCTGCCGATGATCATCTGCCCGCCCGACGGCCCGGCCTGGGAGGGCTTCTCCATCTCCTGGCGCAACAAGCTCTACGACCGCCGGAGCCTGCGCATGCCCGAGCACAAGCGCTACGACCAGCTGGAGCTGCCGCAGGGCGTGACACCGCGGCGGCTGGCCAACCCCATCCACCACTTCGCCTTCCGCGACGTCGCCAACCTGGTGGCGAAGATGAACGGCTCCAGTTCCCGCGGCGCGGAAGGGTCCCGGCGCAAGGGCCGGGGCGTGCTCGCGCTGCGCATCCTGTTCGGCATGCCGGCCTACATGTTCCAGCACGTGGTGCTGCGCGGACGGTGGCGCGGCGGGCTCTACGGGGTGAGCATCGGTACGGTACTCGCCTGGGGGCGATGGCTGCGCGATGTGAAGATGTATGAACTCCACCGTCGCGAGCAATGGCGGCGCCGGACTCCGCCCGAATGATCAACAATCGCAAGGCTTAGGCACAATTTCACCAACTGCTCGCTAAAGCAGCACTCGCGCGTGGGGGTATGTCGTTTTGTCGCGGTCTGCACGTTTTTCGGGTGCTCGGTGATTGTCTTTTGCTGCAATGCAGTCCAAAAGCCAAAAGAAAACTTTTTCCCCATAGGCGCTTCCGCAAGGGCCGCGCCGTCAGAAGAAGCGAGAGCCTCATGACCACGCCGAATGTAGCGCCGATCCCGGAGCTGTATGTGTCCTACGACAGCGCCGCAAAGCTGAAGCTGGAAGCTGCGGAGCTTTTCTCCATCGACCTTACTCCGCGCCAGCTCTGCGATCTTGAGCTGCTGATGAACGGCGGGTTCTACCCCCTCAAGGGCTTCCTTTCCGAGGCGGATTACAACGGCGTGGTCGAGAACATGCGCCTGGCGGACGGCTCGCTCTGGCCGATGCCGATCACGCTGGACGTGTCCGAGGAACTGGCGGCCAAGGTCGAGCCCGGCCAGGACGTGGCCCTGCGCGACCAGGAAGGCGTGATCCTCGCGATCATGTCGATCTCCGACAAGTGGGAGCCGAACAAGGCCCTCGAGGCCGAGAAGGTCTTCGGCGCCGACGATGTCGCCCACCCGGCGGTGAACTACCTGCACAACACCGCAGGCAAGATCTACCTCGGCGGCCCGATCACCGGCATCCAGCAGCCGATCCACTACGATTTCCGCGCCCGCCGCGACACGCCCAACGAGCTGCGCGCCTATTTCCGCAAGATGGGCTGGCGCAAGATCGTCGCCTTCCAGACCCGCAACCCGCTGCACCGCGCGCACCAGGAACTCACCTTCCGCGCCGCGAAGGACGCGCAGGCCAACCTGCTCATCCACCCGGTGGTGGGCATGACCAAGGCCGGCGACATCGACCACTTCACCCGCGTGCGCTGCTACGAGGCCGTGCTGGACAAGTACCCGGCCGCCACCACGCACATGTCGCTGCTGAACCTCGCCATGCGCATGGCCGGCCCGCGCGAGGCCGTGTGGCACGGCCTGATCCGCCGCAACCACGGCTGCACGCACATCATCGTCGGCCGCGACCATGCCGGCCCGGGCAAGAACTCCGCCGGTGAGGACTTCTACGGTCCCTACGAGGCGCAGGAGCTGTTCCGCGCCCACCAGTCCGAGATCGGCTGCGAGATGGTCGACTTCAAGCAGATGGTCTACGTGCAGGAGCGCGCCCAGTACGAGCCGGCCGACGAGATCGAGGAGGGTGTCACCGTCCTCAACATCTCCGGCACCGAGCTGCGCCGCCGCCTGGTGGAAGGTCTCGAGATCCCCGAGTGGTTCTCCTTCCCCGAGGTGGTGACCGAGCTGCGCAAGACCAAGCCGCCGCGGGCCCAGCAGGGCTTCACGGTGTTCCTGACCGGCCTCTCCGGCTCGGGCAAGTCCACCATCGCGAACGCGCTCATGGTCAAGCTGATGGAAATGGGCGGCCGCCCGGTGACGCTGCTCGACGGCGACGTGGTGCGCAAGCACCTGTCCTCGGAGCTCGGCTTCTCCAAGGAGCACCGCGACATCAACATCAAGCGGATCGGCTACGTGGCCTCCGAGATCACCAAGAACGGCGGCATCGCGATCTGTGCGCCGATCGCGCCCTACACCGCGACCCGCCGTGCCGTGCGCGAGATGATCGAGGCCTACGGCGCCTTCGTCGAGACCTATGTCGCGACCACCCTGGAAGAGTGCGAGAAGCGTGACCGCAAGGGCCTCTACAAGCTCGCCCGCGAAGGCAAGATCAAGGAGTTCACCGGCATCTCGGACCCCTACGAGGAGCCCCAGAAGCCGGAGCTGCGCATCGACACCCAGGGCACGGACGTGGACTTCTGCGCCCAGCAGGTGATCCTGAAGCTCGAGCAGATGGGCCTGATCGGCTCCGAGCGCTGATCTCCGCCGCCTGACGGCATCTCCGGCCCCGGCCGGAACAGGCCCGCGCAGCCACCCGGCCGCGCGGGCCTTGCTTTTGTGCCGGCCCCCGGCAATGCTCCGCGGATAGCGGGGGGGGGGGTAGCGTACATGGCGCGTGGCATCACACTTGTCGGCGGAAGCCGGAACGATACGCTGGTCGGCGGAAATGACGACGACAGCATCTGGGGCTGGGGGGGAAACGACGTTCTCACCGGCAAGCAAGGCGACGACATCCTCGTCGCCGGCTTCGGAAACGACATCCTGTTCGGCGGGGCCGGGGATGACCTGCTGTACGGCGATGCAGGGCTGGACACGATCTACGGAGGCGACGGCGATGACGTGCTCCTCGGCGGCCCGGGCGGCGATGCGCTCTACGGCGATGCCGGAAACGATATCTTCGTCGGCTACGAAACATACGGGGTCGGCCCGAACACCATCGACGGCGGGGCAGGCTTCGACGTGCTCTCCTGGCAGGACGCCGTGGAAAGCCTCGCCTTCCGGGTCGATCTCGGGGCCGGCCTGCTCTCATCGGCCCGCGCACCCGCGACAGCTTCACCGGCATCGAGGCGGTGGTCGGCACGTTCGGAGACGACGTGTTCATCGGCGGCACCGATCTCAGCGTCTTCTACGGCGGCGGCGGCGACAGCTACTTCTACGCCGACGAGGAGCGCAGCCCCTACCACGACCCCGACACGGCGGACTTCTCCGCCGTAACCACCTCGCTGCGCTATGATCCGAGCCGGGATTACATCCGCATCGCCGGCCATGCCGGCGCCATGGTGATGGAAGGCATCGACGCGGTCATCGGCTCGGCCACCGGGCGGAACCACTACACCACGACCGGCACCTCCTCGGAGTTCTACGGCGGCGCGGCGGCTGACCTCTTCGTTACCCGCCAGGCATCGAGCACGCTGTTCGGCGGGGCGGGCGACGACCGGTTCATCAGTCGCGACATCGGGATCAGCGCCCTCCACGGCGGTGCCGGCGACGATTACTTCCGCGTGGATCGCGGCACGCATGCGCTCGTTTACGGAGGCATCGGGGACGATCGCGTGGTCAGGTCGCTGCGCAACCTGGATGCCGATCTCGGCGGCGACGGAGATGACGGCCTGCGGCTCGGTGGCGCCGAGGCGGCACCGGCCTTCCTTGCCGGCGGTGACGGCGACGACCAGCTGCGGCTCGACTGGGGCGAGGTGCACGGCCAGGCCGGAGATGACCGGATCATCGGCGGCAGCGGCCCGCTCTACGGCGAGATCGGCAATGACCGCATCGTGGGCACAGGCCATATCTACGGCGGCGCCGGCAACGACACTCTCGAGACGCCCTGGCGCTCGCAGCAGCAGGAGCTCGGCCTCACCGCCTGGCTCTACGGTGGCAGCGGCAACGACACGCTGCTCAACGCGGGCCACCAGTACGGGGGCGCGGGCAACGACTACCTGACCCTGCGCATCGACGGCACCTATGCCGAGGGCGGCACCGGGGCCGACCGGTTCGAGATCTACGTCGACGCGGGCGCCGCCACAGCCGCCATCACCATCGGGGATTTCGACGCGGGCGCGGACAGCCTGCGGCTGCGCGGTGACCACGGCACGCCCTGGCGCGTCACCTCCTTCGACGAGGCGCAGTCGACAGAACAGGTCGGCGATGACACGGTGATCCGCTTCCGCGCCCCGGACGGCTATGCCCAGCCCGGTGGCATGGTCCTCACCCTGCAGGATTTCGACATGTCCCTGCTGAGCGACGACCTGCTCGCCTGAGCGGAGCGCACGCGCCTTTCGGCGCGGTGAAGCCGGGTGCCCGCCGGGCCCCGGAGGGGGCGCGGCGAGCGCCGAGCGGGGGCTCGATGCCCCCCGAGGGGCTGTCCCCGGCCGGGCTCAGCGCTCCGGCGTGCCGTCCCAGGGCCGCGGCGGCGGACCGGCGGGGCGCGGCGGCGCCTCCTCCGCTCCGGCCAGCATCCCCATTGTCGCCCCGCCGGCCGAGGCGGCGGAGCCGGTCACGAACACCACCTTGCCGCCGGCCTCGGCGGCGGCGGTCACCGCTTCCATCTCGTTGATCGAGATGAAGAACTGCAGCCCGGCTTCCGGCCCCAGCCCGGTCTCGCCGCTGAACAGCTTCAGCGCCTCGGCATTGCCCTCGGCCACCGTCTTGCGGAAGCGGGCGTAGGCCTCGCCCTTGATCTGCAGCGCCTCGCCGTCGGCATTGGCGCGGGCGACCATGCGGATGCGCTCCGCCTCGCCTTCATTGGTCGCCGCCTCGCGCAGCCGTTCGGAGGAGATCACCCGGTCGAAGGCCGCGCGCAGCTCCGCGGAGGGCTGCGGGTCGTCCACCAGCACGTTCTCGATATGATAGCCGAAGCCGGACATCCGCTCGGTCAGGGTCGCCTCGATCTCGGTCTCGAAGAAGTCGCGCGAGCGGAACAGCGCGTCGAAGGGCTGCGAGGAGGCCGAGGAGCGCACCTGGTTGACCACGTAGGAGCGGATCTGGTCGGCGGGGTATTCCAGCAGGTAGTAGGCGTCGCGTTCCGCGCCCTGCTTCACCCGGTACTGCACCCGGATGGGCACCACGACGAAGGCGTTGTCGGAGCTCTTCACCTCCACCTCCTCGCCGATCTCGCGCAGCTTGGTGGAGAAATTCGCCGTGGCGTGCTGGATCGGCCAGGGCAGCTTGAACGAGAGGCCGGCCTTCCGCACGCTGGAGAACCTGCCGAATGTCTCGATCATGCGCACGTGCCGCTCCCGGGTGATGACGATCATCGATGCGGCGAGGGCCAGCACGGCGCCCCCCGCGAGGATCAGGACGGCGAGGTTTTCGGCGAGCATGACACGGCCCTTTCTGCGACGGGAAAGCCTGGGGCCCGGATCATCGCGGTGCGGCCCGTGCGGCGCAACCTCGAAGCCGAGGACGCCTCTGCCCCCGGGGCGCCCGGCCGAGGCCGCGGAGCCGCCGGTCGCCGGGGCCGCCCGCCCCCGAAGCCGCGGAACCACCCGATGCCAGGGCTGCCCCCGGGCCCGCGGAACCACCGGGCGTCCCCCCGCCCGACGTCGCTGAGCCACCCGCCGCCGCGACGGCTTGCACGACGGTTCCGGGGCGGGACGGGCCCTCCGGCGGTTCGGCCGGAGGGGCGGCGGCCTCTCCCGGGGCGGCCTGCCCTAGCCGGTCCCGCGGGGGGCGGCGCGGGCGGCTCAGCGCGCCTCGGCCAGGGAGGCGCTGCTGTCGGGGTCCTCCGGGTCGATCACACGGCGGGCGCCGGCGGCGGCGGCCTGCTTCTCCGCATCGGTGAGAACCCGGTCTCCCACCCGGTCGGGGATGTGAACGGTCACCTCGCGGTGGGCGAACTTGATGCCGTTTTCGGCGAACACCTCGCGGATACGCTGGTAGACCAGCTTGCGCGTGGTCCACTGGTCGCCCGGGCGGGTCATGAACTTCACCCGCACGATCATCGCGCTGTCCTCCATCATGTAGACGCCCTGGCTCTTGAGCGGCTGCACGAACTTGCGGCCCTCCAGCGGATGCTCCAGCAGCTCCTGGCCCAGTTTCTTGATCACCTTGCGCAGCTTGTCCACGTCGGTGTCATAGGTCAGGCGCAGCGGCAGTTTCATCATCACCCAGTCGCGCGAGTAGTTGGTGAGGTGGCGGATCTCGCCGAAGGGGATGGTGTTGAGCGCGCCCAGGTGGTGGCGCAGCTGGAAGGAGCGGAGCGAGATCTTCTCCACCGTGCCCTTCACCTCGCCCACGTCGATGTACTCGCCCTTGCGGAAGGCGTCGTCGAGCAGGAAGAACATGCCCGAGAGGATGTCGCGCACCAGCGTCTGGCTGCCGAAGCCGATGGCAAGGCCCACCACGCCGGCACCGGCGAAGAGCGGCGCCACGTTCACCCCGAGCTGTGCCGCCACGATCAGCGCCACGGCGGCGAAGACGGTGATCAGCACGAAGCTGCGCACCAGCGGCAGCAGCGTGCCGAGCCGGCTGACGGCGCCCGCGGCCCCGCCTTCGTCGCCCGGCTCCGCGGGCATGTCGTAGACGCCCTCCTCGCGGATCCGCCTGTCCATCCAGATGCGCACGGCGTGAAAGAACACGTAGCCGAGGAAGACGGTGTCGATGATGTCCCCGGTAAGGTTCCAGAACGACCCCTCGTCCATGATCTCCGGGCCCACCCACAGCCGCACCAGCAGCCAGGCGGAGATGCCGAGCGCGAGCAGCGAGGCCGCCCGGCGGGCGAGGTCCTCGAAGCTGTTCAGCCCGTGGCGCGGGCCCGGCACGACCTCCTCGGGGAACGGGCGGTGCAGCACCGTGCCGCCGCCCTCCTCGTCGCCGTCGCCGTCCATGTCGCTCTCGTCGCCCTCCCAGGCGGCGGTGGCCGTGTCCTCGGCCTCGCGCGCGGCGGCGGCCCGGCGCGCCTCCGCGGCGGCACGGTTGATGCGCGCGACGCGGCGGGTGTGCACGAAGACCCGCTCCACCGCGAACATGATGATCGCGTAGACGATGAGCGAGATCAGGAACACCCAGAAGCCGGAGACGATGCCCGGCACGCCCGGCAGGCCCATCACCTCGCGGTAACTCGCCATCGCCCAGGAGAACACGAGGTAGAGCACCGCCGCCGGCGCCCAGAGCCGTGAGGCGATGACCACCAGCCAGGCGGCTTCCCGCCGCGGCCGGCCGGCGAGGATGGCCTCCGACACCGCGTCGCGGTTGCTCACCAGCATCACGATCAGCACCAGGGTGCTGATCACCCCGAAGCTCACCCGCACCAGGCTCAGCGCCTCCGCGCTCACCCCCACCAGCTCGAGCCAGAGCTGGATGCCGGTGAGCCCCACCACCACCCAGGTGACGCCCGACAGCCAGTAGTACATCCGGATGGCCTGCGCGTCGGAGAGCCGGGGAATGCGGTACCGCGGCAGGTAGGGCGAGACGATCATCCGCCAGGTGGTGTCCACCGCCACGATCACCGCGTAGGAGCCGAGCAGCACCAGCGCGGTGCGCAAGGTGACATGCTGCCGGTCGAAGAAGAACACGCCGAGCCCGATCGTCACCATCAGGGTGATGAGCAGCGCCACCAGCGTGAGCCCGAGCCGCAGCGCCAGCACCGGCAGCTTCTCCACGATGCCGTCCGGGTCCGGCCGTTGCACGCTCACCATGATCGGGCGGGCCACGTAGGCGGCATAGAGGGAGGTGACCGCGCGTCCGATGATCAGCAGGATGGCGATGAACACCGCCACGGCGACGAAGAACAGCGGGTCGCCGCCCGGCGCGGCGGAGCGGATGGCGCGCAGGATCTCGCTGCCGGCCCCGGGCGCCGCGGAGAGCACCCGCTCCGCGCGCTGGCGGAACACGTCCACCCGCTCGGACGCCACGTCGATCATCGCGCCGGCATCGCTGCCGCTGATCCGGCCATAGGCCTCCAGCGAGGAGGAGCGCAGGGCGCCCCCGTCCGCCGCCGGCAGGCCCGCGCCTCCCCCGGCCTGCGCGGGGGCAAGCGCGGCCGGCGGGGCGCCCTGCGCCCCACCCTGCGGCCGCGGCGCGGGGGCGGTGCCCGGGGCAGGCGTGTCCGCGGAGGTGGTCGGGCCGAGCGCGCGATACCCCCCGGCCGCATCGGGGGCCCCGCCCTGCTGCGCCGTTGCCGCGCCGGCTGCCGCCAGCGCCGCCCACAGGCCCACCAGCACCACAAGGACCACCCCGTGCAGGAACTTCATGCCTTGCGACCCTTTCCTTTTCCGCGCCCCGGCCCAACATGGTCCGGAGCGTTCCTGGTGAGGAATACAGCGGCCGGGGCACACAGGATAGGCAAACTGCCACAGTCTGCCCAGTACAGTCGCCTCCCGGGCGCGGATGCAGAAAATCGTTGCCTTGCGGGCACGCGCCCGGCATGACTCGGGCTCGGGGAGGCGTCGCCGCGCTTGTCGCTAAGGGGGACCGGAACGACCATGGATGGATCGTCCGCACTGGCAAACGGTCGCGCGCCCGCCGCTCGACGCGTGTTGCTCTACAGCCATGACACGTTCGGGCTCGGCCATCTGCGCCGGTCGCGGACGATTGCACAGGCCCTGGTCGCCGATGACCCGGACCTGTCGGCGCTCATCGTCACCGGCTCGCCCATCGCCGGGCGGTTCGACTTCGCGGACCGGGTGGACCATGTCCGCCTGCCCGGCGTGGTGAAGCTGGCCGATGGCGAGTACGCCTCGCACAACCTGGGCATTCCGCTGCAGGAAACGGTGCGGCTGCGCTCCGAGATCATCTCGGCGACCGACCACGCCTTCCACCCGGACCTGCTGATCGTGGACAAGGAGGCCTGGGGCTTCCGCAACGAGCTAGGCCCCACGCTGGAAGCCGCGCGCGCGCGCGGCGCACGCATCGTGCTCGGCATCCGCGACGTGCTCGACGAGCCCGAGGCCCTGCGCGCCGAATGGCAGCGCAAGGGGCACATGGAGGCGATCCGGCGCTACTACGACGAGATCTGGATCTACGGCCTGCCGGAGATCTGCCGCCCGCTGGAGGGGCTCGGCCTGCCCGCACGCTGGGAGGAGGAGGACCGCCTCGTCTACACCGGCTACCTGCGGCGCGAGCCGCCGGACTGGCCGGAGATCGGCACCCGCCCGTCCGACAAGCCCTACATCCTGGTGACCACCGGCGGCGGCGGCGACGGCACCTACCTGGTGGACTGGGTGCTGAAGGCCTATGAGCAGGACGCCGGGCTCGATATCCCCGCCGTGCTGGTCTACGGCCCGTTCATGGCGCCCGACAGCCGCAGCGCCTTCGACCGCCGCGCCGCGAAACTGGGCAACCGCATCCGCGTGCTCTCCTTCGACAGCCGGCTGGAACGCTGGCTCGCGGAGGCGCATGGCGTGGTGGCCATGGGCGGCTACAACACGTTCTGCGAGATCCTGACCCTCGACAAGCCGGCGGTGATCATGCCCCGGGTGAACCCGCGCGAGGAGCAGCTGATCCGCGCCACCGCCGCCGAGAAGCTGGGCCTGGTGCGCATGCTCTACGGCCCGCGGGACGGCGAGGGGCCCGAGGTGATGGCCGCCGCCATCCGCGGATTGCGCGACCAGTCCCC of Paroceanicella profunda contains these proteins:
- a CDS encoding mechanosensitive ion channel family protein, with the translated sequence MKFLHGVVLVVLVGLWAALAAAGAATAQQGGAPDAAGGYRALGPTTSADTPAPGTAPAPRPQGGAQGAPPAALAPAQAGGGAGLPAADGGALRSSSLEAYGRISGSDAGAMIDVASERVDVFRQRAERVLSAAPGAGSEILRAIRSAAPGGDPLFFVAVAVFIAILLIIGRAVTSLYAAYVARPIMVSVQRPDPDGIVEKLPVLALRLGLTLVALLITLMVTIGLGVFFFDRQHVTLRTALVLLGSYAVIVAVDTTWRMIVSPYLPRYRIPRLSDAQAIRMYYWLSGVTWVVVGLTGIQLWLELVGVSAEALSLVRVSFGVISTLVLIVMLVSNRDAVSEAILAGRPRREAAWLVVIASRLWAPAAVLYLVFSWAMASYREVMGLPGVPGIVSGFWVFLISLIVYAIIMFAVERVFVHTRRVARINRAAAEARRAAAAREAEDTATAAWEGDESDMDGDGDEEGGGTVLHRPFPEEVVPGPRHGLNSFEDLARRAASLLALGISAWLLVRLWVGPEIMDEGSFWNLTGDIIDTVFLGYVFFHAVRIWMDRRIREEGVYDMPAEPGDEGGAAGAVSRLGTLLPLVRSFVLITVFAAVALIVAAQLGVNVAPLFAGAGVVGLAIGFGSQTLVRDILSGMFFLLDDAFRKGEYIDVGEVKGTVEKISLRSFQLRHHLGALNTIPFGEIRHLTNYSRDWVMMKLPLRLTYDTDVDKLRKVIKKLGQELLEHPLEGRKFVQPLKSQGVYMMEDSAMIVRVKFMTRPGDQWTTRKLVYQRIREVFAENGIKFAHREVTVHIPDRVGDRVLTDAEKQAAAAGARRVIDPEDPDSSASLAEAR
- a CDS encoding calcium-binding protein produces the protein MARGITLVGGSRNDTLVGGNDDDSIWGWGGNDVLTGKQGDDILVAGFGNDILFGGAGDDLLYGDAGLDTIYGGDGDDVLLGGPGGDALYGDAGNDIFVGYETYGVGPNTIDGGAGFDVLSWQDAVESLAFRVDLGAGLLSSARAPATASPASRRWSARSETTCSSAAPISASSTAAAATATSTPTRSAAPTTTPTRRTSPP
- a CDS encoding glycosyltransferase family protein, encoding MDGSSALANGRAPAARRVLLYSHDTFGLGHLRRSRTIAQALVADDPDLSALIVTGSPIAGRFDFADRVDHVRLPGVVKLADGEYASHNLGIPLQETVRLRSEIISATDHAFHPDLLIVDKEAWGFRNELGPTLEAARARGARIVLGIRDVLDEPEALRAEWQRKGHMEAIRRYYDEIWIYGLPEICRPLEGLGLPARWEEEDRLVYTGYLRREPPDWPEIGTRPSDKPYILVTTGGGGDGTYLVDWVLKAYEQDAGLDIPAVLVYGPFMAPDSRSAFDRRAAKLGNRIRVLSFDSRLERWLAEAHGVVAMGGYNTFCEILTLDKPAVIMPRVNPREEQLIRATAAEKLGLVRMLYGPRDGEGPEVMAAAIRGLRDQSPPAARALPGMLDGLDIVTRRVRLHHDQPLESNTP
- a CDS encoding SPFH domain-containing protein, translating into MLAENLAVLILAGGAVLALAASMIVITRERHVRMIETFGRFSSVRKAGLSFKLPWPIQHATANFSTKLREIGEEVEVKSSDNAFVVVPIRVQYRVKQGAERDAYYLLEYPADQIRSYVVNQVRSSASSQPFDALFRSRDFFETEIEATLTERMSGFGYHIENVLVDDPQPSAELRAAFDRVISSERLREAATNEGEAERIRMVARANADGEALQIKGEAYARFRKTVAEGNAEALKLFSGETGLGPEAGLQFFISINEMEAVTAAAEAGGKVVFVTGSAASAGGATMGMLAGAEEAPPRPAGPPPRPWDGTPER
- a CDS encoding bifunctional sulfate adenylyltransferase/adenylylsulfate kinase; translated protein: MTTPNVAPIPELYVSYDSAAKLKLEAAELFSIDLTPRQLCDLELLMNGGFYPLKGFLSEADYNGVVENMRLADGSLWPMPITLDVSEELAAKVEPGQDVALRDQEGVILAIMSISDKWEPNKALEAEKVFGADDVAHPAVNYLHNTAGKIYLGGPITGIQQPIHYDFRARRDTPNELRAYFRKMGWRKIVAFQTRNPLHRAHQELTFRAAKDAQANLLIHPVVGMTKAGDIDHFTRVRCYEAVLDKYPAATTHMSLLNLAMRMAGPREAVWHGLIRRNHGCTHIIVGRDHAGPGKNSAGEDFYGPYEAQELFRAHQSEIGCEMVDFKQMVYVQERAQYEPADEIEEGVTVLNISGTELRRRLVEGLEIPEWFSFPEVVTELRKTKPPRAQQGFTVFLTGLSGSGKSTIANALMVKLMEMGGRPVTLLDGDVVRKHLSSELGFSKEHRDINIKRIGYVASEITKNGGIAICAPIAPYTATRRAVREMIEAYGAFVETYVATTLEECEKRDRKGLYKLAREGKIKEFTGISDPYEEPQKPELRIDTQGTDVDFCAQQVILKLEQMGLIGSER
- a CDS encoding glycosyltransferase family 2 protein, with the protein product MVHSPAGKAPLSCYIRTLNEERRIADVVRAALRVADEVIVVDSGSTDRTLELAAAEGARIVHQPFLGQGFQKRVGEEAARHDWLLDLDADEVVPPALAAEISALFEAGAPEGPVYALPMIICPPDGPAWEGFSISWRNKLYDRRSLRMPEHKRYDQLELPQGVTPRRLANPIHHFAFRDVANLVAKMNGSSSRGAEGSRRKGRGVLALRILFGMPAYMFQHVVLRGRWRGGLYGVSIGTVLAWGRWLRDVKMYELHRREQWRRRTPPE